The proteins below come from a single Biomphalaria glabrata chromosome 10, xgBioGlab47.1, whole genome shotgun sequence genomic window:
- the LOC106071066 gene encoding rho family-interacting cell polarization regulator 1-like isoform X2, which translates to MAPPPLPLHPYGHATYRPPGYAWRQQSSQPLVYRYRSYPTLPVLYTWRKVRYIDKPTSMTRLLFTPQRGADSRYGSTELIHRNSSSSTPSLHGFYISKNSSPGKVVYHQNQNLQHTRYISSSTSNIMSLRDTPGRAGAPVSRSHSFGGVSIGSTYSSTSMPTVLGETVKRSPRVHSKSHISSKPFRKSPKVPKVPRPNRAMLVFDSVKKGIGEFIQATHDDIAQLMASESGTSTAQQIKSAERYLKKLEFHLAKIDELHDCYMLNQQLREGAKNMARAYSATNSQSRKDSIANVKYGYKECSQTMCAIEAQLENMLGTFSCRLKGIAGFARLVPGDVFEVVIKHGGQKWKTKGRIEKNNSQRWDTPEFTFKCLVGETLSIKASEVRAFKSVLLGQKNCEICHPSTHDTTGQGLFSANPQLMTVSVNVHGSLKLSIIITWNPLDGMDESLTLFEPPVRSQGRRPVSVIGANGSLYGSSSDLASASERRFNSPMQSLKQRDDSGIYGSANSLPSHMTPDSMRHAHSLSGSPILHSHDSSLTPELHTGRLRPHSVIASDVRSVRSQPSQPTASASDLCSPRPHSTYLLPHHETGAVSTSSSSSSSIYLSHSALPPSSSSHIPEVTQAMVPGVKISSEMIPYDASLTVEEALGSLTTTLEDFLGHYPELQKLEELVPVIEALIRKPSSTSSRSSSMSVSIDCAIEEAFEFLNTEDALEEVDENEENELEREKEQSKIKDSNLSDIDKIILSPDSTAKTADSGIESLAKRLHEDTQLGSSMGSSPVPPSSGNEQVDQALTYHLTYCDKLLENLGNFGPLKCREFYALERLQKQTQILEKLVEIAKAGPEVDLHSVLMKETSDKTLRELWVLCVDQTLLYVHPEKIISVLENKFGQKIAETYDIRPIRVFYQLLARVLGVPTYVPESGKTSIVTLHQFMTYFMDGESLNKLETIAEELRLLDRLSSGSTDTVLKAILTLREDLPVPTGLKMMAKLLTSGNRETQQSAASYLKIINRDKTKRDKVMVILVEGLEDHIAEIRAGCCAALAVIEAEESIDQLVHVSQSDTSSTVRRKAKEALYALGDAGRKAVEEAQLGSQGFQGLQMRKL; encoded by the exons ACAAACCGACTTCCATGACGCGACTTCTCTTCACCCCGCAGCGCGGGGCTGACAGTCGCTACGGAAGTACAGAGCTCATCCACCGGAACAGCAGCAGCAGCACTCCCTCTCTGCACGGCTTCTACATTAGCAAGAACAGCAGCCCGGGCAAGGTGGTCTACCACCAGAACCAGAACCTCCAGCACACCCGCTACATCAGCAGCAGCACCAGCAACATCATGTCGCTCAGGGACACCCCCGGCCGGGCTGGCGCCCCGGTCTCCAGAAGCCACTCGTTCGGTGGAGTGTCCATCGGGTCCACTTACTCCAGCACCTCCATGCCCACAGTGCTGGGAGAGACGGTCAAGCGGAGCCCCAGGGTGCACTCCAAGTCACACATCAGCTCAAAGCCGTTCAGGAAGTCTCCCAAGGTGCCCAAGGTTCCGCGTCCCAACAGAGCCATGCTGGTGTTTGACAGTGTCAAGAAAGGCATTGG AGAGTTCATCCAAGCAACTCATGATGACATTGCCCAGCTGATGGCCAGTGAAAGTGGGACATCGACAGCACAG CAAATTAAATCAGCTGAACGTTACCTAAAGAAATTAGAGTTTCACCTGGCCAAGATAGATGAACTTCATGACTGTTATATGCTCAACCAACAGTTACGTGAAG GTGCAAAAAACATGGCACGAGCATACAGTGCTACAAACTCCCAGAGTCGCAAAGATTCTATCGCCAATGTGAAGTATGGGTATAAAGAGTGTTCTCAG ACAATGTGTGCCATAGAAGCTCAGCTAGAGAATATGTTGGGAACATTTAGCTGTAGATTGAAAG GTATTGCTGGCTTTGCCAGACTGGTACCAGGTGATGTGTTTGAAGTGGTCATTAAACATGGGGGTCAGAAGTGGAAAACAAAGGGTAGGATAGAAAAGAACAACAGTCAGCGCTGGGACACACCTGAGTTTACCTTCAAGTGTTTGGTGGGGGAAACTCTCAGTATCAAG GCCTCAGAAGTTCGAGCTTTTAAGAGTGTCTTGCTGGGCCAGAAGAACTGCGAGATTTGTCACCCCTCCACACATGACACCACGGGTCAAGGTCTGTTCTCTGCAAACCCTCAGCTGATGACTGTCAGCGTCAATGTACACGGGTCACTCAAGCTTAGCATTATCATTACCTGGAA CCCACTGGATGGCATGGACgagtccttgaccttgtttgAACCACCTGTACGATCCCAGGGTAGAAGGCCAGTCTCAGTAATAGGTGCCAATGGTAGCTTG TATGGCAGTAGTTCAGATCTAGCATCAGCTTCTGAAAGAAGATTCAACAGTCCTATGCAGAGCCTCAAACAGCGGGATGATAGTGGTATTTATGGTTCTGCCAATTCCTTGCCGAGTCACATGACTCCAGATTCCATGCGTCATGCTCACAGTCTTTCTGGTTCACCCATCTTGCACAGCCATGACTCATCTCTTACCCCAGAACTTCACACGGGCAGGCTGCGCCCTCACAGTGTGATAGCGTCTGATGTGCGGAGTGTTCGGTCGCAGCCATCGCAGCCCACGGCATCTGCCTCAGATCTGTGCAGTCCAAGACCTCACAGCACCTACCTTTTACCACAT CATGAGACAGGAGCAGTGAGTACATCCTCCTCATCCTCCTCCTCCATCTATCTTTCCCATTCGGCTCTGCCCCCGTCCAGCAGTTCACATATCCCAGAGGTTACTCAGGCCATGGTACCAGGGGTCAAGATCAGCTCAGAAATGATTCCATACGATGCTAGCCTGACGGTAGAAGAGGCACTGGGCAGTCTGACCACCACGCTGGAGGACTTCCTGGGACACTACCCTGAACTTCAGAAGCTTGAAGAGTTAGTTCCTGTGATAGAAGCTTTGATCAGA AAACCATCCAGCACAagttccagatcttccagtatgAGTGTATCCATTGATTGTGCTATAGAAGAAGCCTTTGAATTTCTCAACACTGAAGATGCACTGGAAGAAGTGGATGAGAATGAAGAGAATGAattagagagagaaaaggaacaATCCAAAATAAA AGATTCTAATCTATCAGACATTGACAAAATCATCCTGAGTCCAGACTCTACTGCTAAAACAGCAGACTCTGGGATTGAATCTTTAGCCAAACGTCTCCACGAGGACACTCAGCTAGGGTCAAGTATGGGGTCCAGCCCAGTGCCTCCATCCAGTGGTAATGAGCAAGTGGATCAGGCTCTGACATATCACCTGACTTACTGTGATAAACTGCTTGAA AATTTGGGCAACTTTGGCCCCTTGAAATGTCGTGAGTTCTATGCCTTGGAACGTCTCCAGAAGCAAACCCAAATTTTGGAAAAACTGGTGGAGATAGCTAAAGCTGGACCAGAGGTGGACTTGCATTCAG TTCTGATGAAAGAGACAAGTGACAAGACACTGAGGGAGCTATGGGTCCTGTGTGTGGACCAGACCCTCCTCTATGTCCACCCAGAGAAAATCATCTCAGTTTTGGAAAATAAATTTGGCCAAAAAATTGCAGAAACATATGACATAAGGCCAATCAGAG TCTTCTATCAGTTGCTGGCGCGGGTATTGGGTGTACCAACCTACGTCCCAGAATCTGGTAAAACATCCATCGTCACACTGCATCAGTTCATGACCTACTTTATGGACGGAGAAAGTTTGAACAAACTGGAAACGATAGCAGAGGAAT TGCGCCTCTTGGATCGCTTGAGCTCTGGCAGCACTGACACAGTCCTTAAGGCCATTCTGACTTTAAGGGAAGATCTGCCGGTCCCAACTGGTCTTAAGATGATGGCCAAACTGTTGACCAGTGGTAACCGTGAAACCCAGCAGTCAGCGGCTTCTTACTTGAAGATAATTAACAGAGACAAAACAAAGAGGGACAAG GTCATGGTCATATTGGTGGAAGGTTTAGAAGATCACATTGCTGAGATAAGAGCAGGCTGCTGTGCGGCTCTGGCTGTTATTGAG GCTGAAGAGAGCATTGACCAGCTAGTTCATGTGAGCCAATCAGATACTTCCTCAACTGTAAGGAGGAAAGCTAAAGAAGCTCTCTATGCTTTAG GTGATGCTGGTAGAAAAGCTGTGGAAGAAGCTCAACTTGGATCTCAAGGTTTTCAAGGTTTACAGATGAGAAAACTTTAA
- the LOC106071066 gene encoding rho family-interacting cell polarization regulator 2-like isoform X1, with product MAPPPLPLHPYGHATYRPPGYAWRQQSSQPLVYRYRSYPTLPVLYTWRKVRYIDKPTSMTRLLFTPQRGADSRYGSTELIHRNSSSSTPSLHGFYISKNSSPGKVVYHQNQNLQHTRYISSSTSNIMSLRDTPGRAGAPVSRSHSFGGVSIGSTYSSTSMPTVLGETVKRSPRVHSKSHISSKPFRKSPKVPKVPRPNRAMLVFDSVKKGIGEFIQATHDDIAQLMASESGTSTAQGKLHETDKQIKSAERYLKKLEFHLAKIDELHDCYMLNQQLREGAKNMARAYSATNSQSRKDSIANVKYGYKECSQTMCAIEAQLENMLGTFSCRLKGIAGFARLVPGDVFEVVIKHGGQKWKTKGRIEKNNSQRWDTPEFTFKCLVGETLSIKASEVRAFKSVLLGQKNCEICHPSTHDTTGQGLFSANPQLMTVSVNVHGSLKLSIIITWNPLDGMDESLTLFEPPVRSQGRRPVSVIGANGSLYGSSSDLASASERRFNSPMQSLKQRDDSGIYGSANSLPSHMTPDSMRHAHSLSGSPILHSHDSSLTPELHTGRLRPHSVIASDVRSVRSQPSQPTASASDLCSPRPHSTYLLPHHETGAVSTSSSSSSSIYLSHSALPPSSSSHIPEVTQAMVPGVKISSEMIPYDASLTVEEALGSLTTTLEDFLGHYPELQKLEELVPVIEALIRKPSSTSSRSSSMSVSIDCAIEEAFEFLNTEDALEEVDENEENELEREKEQSKIKDSNLSDIDKIILSPDSTAKTADSGIESLAKRLHEDTQLGSSMGSSPVPPSSGNEQVDQALTYHLTYCDKLLENLGNFGPLKCREFYALERLQKQTQILEKLVEIAKAGPEVDLHSVLMKETSDKTLRELWVLCVDQTLLYVHPEKIISVLENKFGQKIAETYDIRPIRVFYQLLARVLGVPTYVPESGKTSIVTLHQFMTYFMDGESLNKLETIAEELRLLDRLSSGSTDTVLKAILTLREDLPVPTGLKMMAKLLTSGNRETQQSAASYLKIINRDKTKRDKVMVILVEGLEDHIAEIRAGCCAALAVIEAEESIDQLVHVSQSDTSSTVRRKAKEALYALGDAGRKAVEEAQLGSQGFQGLQMRKL from the exons ACAAACCGACTTCCATGACGCGACTTCTCTTCACCCCGCAGCGCGGGGCTGACAGTCGCTACGGAAGTACAGAGCTCATCCACCGGAACAGCAGCAGCAGCACTCCCTCTCTGCACGGCTTCTACATTAGCAAGAACAGCAGCCCGGGCAAGGTGGTCTACCACCAGAACCAGAACCTCCAGCACACCCGCTACATCAGCAGCAGCACCAGCAACATCATGTCGCTCAGGGACACCCCCGGCCGGGCTGGCGCCCCGGTCTCCAGAAGCCACTCGTTCGGTGGAGTGTCCATCGGGTCCACTTACTCCAGCACCTCCATGCCCACAGTGCTGGGAGAGACGGTCAAGCGGAGCCCCAGGGTGCACTCCAAGTCACACATCAGCTCAAAGCCGTTCAGGAAGTCTCCCAAGGTGCCCAAGGTTCCGCGTCCCAACAGAGCCATGCTGGTGTTTGACAGTGTCAAGAAAGGCATTGG AGAGTTCATCCAAGCAACTCATGATGACATTGCCCAGCTGATGGCCAGTGAAAGTGGGACATCGACAGCACAG GGCAAACTTCATGAGACGGATAAG CAAATTAAATCAGCTGAACGTTACCTAAAGAAATTAGAGTTTCACCTGGCCAAGATAGATGAACTTCATGACTGTTATATGCTCAACCAACAGTTACGTGAAG GTGCAAAAAACATGGCACGAGCATACAGTGCTACAAACTCCCAGAGTCGCAAAGATTCTATCGCCAATGTGAAGTATGGGTATAAAGAGTGTTCTCAG ACAATGTGTGCCATAGAAGCTCAGCTAGAGAATATGTTGGGAACATTTAGCTGTAGATTGAAAG GTATTGCTGGCTTTGCCAGACTGGTACCAGGTGATGTGTTTGAAGTGGTCATTAAACATGGGGGTCAGAAGTGGAAAACAAAGGGTAGGATAGAAAAGAACAACAGTCAGCGCTGGGACACACCTGAGTTTACCTTCAAGTGTTTGGTGGGGGAAACTCTCAGTATCAAG GCCTCAGAAGTTCGAGCTTTTAAGAGTGTCTTGCTGGGCCAGAAGAACTGCGAGATTTGTCACCCCTCCACACATGACACCACGGGTCAAGGTCTGTTCTCTGCAAACCCTCAGCTGATGACTGTCAGCGTCAATGTACACGGGTCACTCAAGCTTAGCATTATCATTACCTGGAA CCCACTGGATGGCATGGACgagtccttgaccttgtttgAACCACCTGTACGATCCCAGGGTAGAAGGCCAGTCTCAGTAATAGGTGCCAATGGTAGCTTG TATGGCAGTAGTTCAGATCTAGCATCAGCTTCTGAAAGAAGATTCAACAGTCCTATGCAGAGCCTCAAACAGCGGGATGATAGTGGTATTTATGGTTCTGCCAATTCCTTGCCGAGTCACATGACTCCAGATTCCATGCGTCATGCTCACAGTCTTTCTGGTTCACCCATCTTGCACAGCCATGACTCATCTCTTACCCCAGAACTTCACACGGGCAGGCTGCGCCCTCACAGTGTGATAGCGTCTGATGTGCGGAGTGTTCGGTCGCAGCCATCGCAGCCCACGGCATCTGCCTCAGATCTGTGCAGTCCAAGACCTCACAGCACCTACCTTTTACCACAT CATGAGACAGGAGCAGTGAGTACATCCTCCTCATCCTCCTCCTCCATCTATCTTTCCCATTCGGCTCTGCCCCCGTCCAGCAGTTCACATATCCCAGAGGTTACTCAGGCCATGGTACCAGGGGTCAAGATCAGCTCAGAAATGATTCCATACGATGCTAGCCTGACGGTAGAAGAGGCACTGGGCAGTCTGACCACCACGCTGGAGGACTTCCTGGGACACTACCCTGAACTTCAGAAGCTTGAAGAGTTAGTTCCTGTGATAGAAGCTTTGATCAGA AAACCATCCAGCACAagttccagatcttccagtatgAGTGTATCCATTGATTGTGCTATAGAAGAAGCCTTTGAATTTCTCAACACTGAAGATGCACTGGAAGAAGTGGATGAGAATGAAGAGAATGAattagagagagaaaaggaacaATCCAAAATAAA AGATTCTAATCTATCAGACATTGACAAAATCATCCTGAGTCCAGACTCTACTGCTAAAACAGCAGACTCTGGGATTGAATCTTTAGCCAAACGTCTCCACGAGGACACTCAGCTAGGGTCAAGTATGGGGTCCAGCCCAGTGCCTCCATCCAGTGGTAATGAGCAAGTGGATCAGGCTCTGACATATCACCTGACTTACTGTGATAAACTGCTTGAA AATTTGGGCAACTTTGGCCCCTTGAAATGTCGTGAGTTCTATGCCTTGGAACGTCTCCAGAAGCAAACCCAAATTTTGGAAAAACTGGTGGAGATAGCTAAAGCTGGACCAGAGGTGGACTTGCATTCAG TTCTGATGAAAGAGACAAGTGACAAGACACTGAGGGAGCTATGGGTCCTGTGTGTGGACCAGACCCTCCTCTATGTCCACCCAGAGAAAATCATCTCAGTTTTGGAAAATAAATTTGGCCAAAAAATTGCAGAAACATATGACATAAGGCCAATCAGAG TCTTCTATCAGTTGCTGGCGCGGGTATTGGGTGTACCAACCTACGTCCCAGAATCTGGTAAAACATCCATCGTCACACTGCATCAGTTCATGACCTACTTTATGGACGGAGAAAGTTTGAACAAACTGGAAACGATAGCAGAGGAAT TGCGCCTCTTGGATCGCTTGAGCTCTGGCAGCACTGACACAGTCCTTAAGGCCATTCTGACTTTAAGGGAAGATCTGCCGGTCCCAACTGGTCTTAAGATGATGGCCAAACTGTTGACCAGTGGTAACCGTGAAACCCAGCAGTCAGCGGCTTCTTACTTGAAGATAATTAACAGAGACAAAACAAAGAGGGACAAG GTCATGGTCATATTGGTGGAAGGTTTAGAAGATCACATTGCTGAGATAAGAGCAGGCTGCTGTGCGGCTCTGGCTGTTATTGAG GCTGAAGAGAGCATTGACCAGCTAGTTCATGTGAGCCAATCAGATACTTCCTCAACTGTAAGGAGGAAAGCTAAAGAAGCTCTCTATGCTTTAG GTGATGCTGGTAGAAAAGCTGTGGAAGAAGCTCAACTTGGATCTCAAGGTTTTCAAGGTTTACAGATGAGAAAACTTTAA